The Thomasclavelia ramosa DSM 1402 genome includes a region encoding these proteins:
- a CDS encoding FtsX-like permease family protein: MGLIKLAIRSLKTDFLKSLFYFLSFVLTTIFIFLFFNLTLNPSTGINLGGNDAKLITTIAAFVILIAMVCVFMANDFYVLAKTKDVSIVLMSGASVYQVGIYLLLQSTIIMFLAIPIGFVISYPLVPLVNNLLFMVFDYQGSLNYISSNTFMATAIILFCEIGWCTLLNMGYCYRTSINKMVTANVKIEKFGIGVKKLSNRIYLVLFILPMIVFPFLNDTASHLLIALIGIIGVYGLVKNIIPEFIENRQTNESLEDRCLLITLGNVRYDLEKVRMLVLVITIAAIILMCTTIYTLDTPLISMVTLMSYFSVMVLLSITTIFKVGMELQGRKRSFLNLYHMGYDLKDLKKIIDLEMIIFYGLIIVIPLLYQIIILIKLYSLGLINFYLVGGLLLIQIIPMLVCMIICTLMYQKVLPEPII; encoded by the coding sequence ATGGGCTTAATAAAATTAGCAATAAGATCTTTAAAAACTGATTTTTTAAAGAGTTTATTTTATTTTCTATCTTTTGTTTTAACAACGATTTTTATTTTTTTATTCTTTAATCTTACACTTAATCCTAGTACAGGGATCAATCTTGGTGGGAATGATGCAAAGTTGATTACTACGATAGCTGCTTTTGTAATTTTGATTGCAATGGTTTGTGTATTTATGGCTAATGATTTTTATGTTTTAGCGAAAACTAAAGATGTGTCAATTGTTTTGATGTCAGGGGCATCTGTTTATCAAGTTGGGATTTATTTGCTTTTACAGAGTACGATTATCATGTTTTTAGCTATTCCAATTGGTTTTGTCATTAGTTATCCTCTAGTTCCTTTAGTAAATAATTTACTTTTTATGGTCTTTGATTATCAAGGAAGTTTAAATTATATTTCGAGTAATACTTTTATGGCAACTGCTATCATTTTATTTTGTGAAATTGGCTGGTGTACGCTTTTAAATATGGGATATTGTTATCGTACCAGCATCAATAAGATGGTGACTGCAAATGTTAAAATTGAAAAATTTGGAATAGGCGTAAAGAAACTATCAAATCGAATATATCTTGTTTTGTTTATTTTACCAATGATCGTATTTCCTTTTCTTAATGATACAGCTAGTCATTTATTGATTGCTCTTATTGGAATAATTGGTGTTTATGGCCTAGTTAAGAATATAATTCCTGAATTCATTGAAAATCGGCAAACTAATGAATCGTTAGAAGACCGCTGTTTATTAATTACGCTGGGAAATGTTCGCTATGATCTAGAAAAAGTTAGAATGCTTGTTTTAGTAATAACCATAGCAGCGATTATTTTGATGTGTACAACTATTTATACTTTAGATACCCCATTGATTAGTATGGTTACGTTGATGTCATATTTTAGTGTCATGGTATTGTTATCGATTACAACTATTTTTAAAGTAGGAATGGAATTGCAAGGACGAAAAAGGAGCTTTCTTAACTTGTATCATATGGGGTATGATCTAAAAGATTTAAAAAAGATAATCGATTTGGAAATGATTATCTTCTATGGTTTAATTATTGTTATTCCTTTGTTGTATCAAATAATTATTTTAATTAAATTGTATAGTTTAGGATTGATTAATTTTTATCTAGTGGGGGGATTGTTATTGATTCAAATTATCCCAATGCTAGTTTGTATGATTATTTGTACGCTCATGTACCAAAAAGTTTTGCCGGAACCGATTATTTGA
- a CDS encoding metallophosphoesterase has product MKIMILSDSHSVSKTDLLTLLKNNSVNYYIHCGDIYMTYDGINLNSFYLVRGNNDFGNIPDELFITIDDLKFYIVHGHRYDVDYNLDYLTHIAKEKGADIVCFGHTHRPYYDFHEGITFINPGSVCYPRGQYRNPTYCIFDTKTKKSTFYDVTTLEPCDPFSPMERPKRKEPFYKKWFK; this is encoded by the coding sequence ATGAAAATAATGATTTTATCAGATTCTCATTCTGTTTCTAAAACCGATTTATTAACCCTTTTAAAAAACAACTCTGTTAACTATTACATTCACTGCGGTGATATTTATATGACTTATGATGGCATCAATCTTAATAGTTTTTATTTAGTCCGTGGTAATAACGATTTTGGTAATATTCCTGATGAATTATTTATTACAATCGATGATTTAAAATTTTATATTGTCCATGGTCATCGCTATGATGTTGATTATAACCTAGATTATTTAACCCATATCGCAAAAGAAAAGGGAGCTGATATAGTTTGTTTCGGGCACACTCATCGACCTTATTACGATTTTCATGAAGGAATCACTTTTATTAATCCTGGTAGTGTTTGTTATCCTAGAGGTCAGTATCGTAATCCAACTTATTGTATTTTTGATACTAAGACAAAAAAAAGTACTTTTTATGATGTCACGACATTAGAACCATGTGACCCTTTTTCCCCAATGGAACGTCCTAAAAGAAAAGAACCATTTTATAAAAAATGGTTCAAATAA
- a CDS encoding ABC transporter ATP-binding protein → MKSFITFNNVKKTYKVGDVEINASDGVDFEVNKGEFVVIVGPSGAGKTTILNLLGGMDKATSGQILVDGQDVAKYSERQLTQYRRDDIGFVFQFYNLVQNLTALENVELATQISKNPLDVRMVLERVGLNKRLDNFPAQLSGGEQQRVAIARAIAKNPKLLLCDEPTGALDYQTGKAILGLLREMCDKYTMTVIVITHNSALAPMADRIIHLKNGQVASMNINEHPKSIAEIEW, encoded by the coding sequence ATGAAAAGTTTCATTACATTTAATAATGTTAAAAAGACATATAAAGTTGGTGATGTCGAAATCAATGCATCAGATGGTGTTGATTTTGAAGTTAATAAAGGTGAATTTGTAGTAATTGTTGGGCCTTCTGGTGCTGGAAAAACAACTATTTTGAATCTTTTAGGGGGAATGGATAAAGCAACAAGTGGGCAAATTTTAGTTGATGGTCAAGATGTTGCTAAATATAGTGAAAGACAGTTGACGCAATATCGACGAGATGACATTGGTTTTGTTTTTCAATTTTATAATTTGGTTCAAAATCTGACGGCTTTAGAAAATGTTGAATTAGCTACCCAGATATCGAAGAATCCTTTAGATGTGAGAATGGTTTTGGAACGTGTAGGATTAAATAAACGGTTAGATAATTTTCCGGCTCAGTTATCAGGTGGTGAGCAGCAGCGGGTGGCTATTGCGCGAGCAATTGCTAAAAATCCTAAACTGCTTTTATGTGATGAACCGACAGGAGCATTAGATTATCAAACCGGTAAAGCGATTTTAGGATTACTACGGGAGATGTGCGATAAATATACAATGACAGTAATTGTTATTACTCATAATAGTGCTTTAGCTCCAATGGCAGATCGAATCATTCATCTTAAAAATGGTCAAGTAGCTTCAATGAATATAAACGAACATCCTAAGTCAATCGCGGAAATTGAGTGGTAA
- a CDS encoding FtsX-like permease family protein, translating into MKKRAYVKNQIQIIKKTKARFLSIFCIVFLGAAFFAGLRHTASIMEITMDSYLQEHAFNDLNYVATLGFTNEDIEAVKKIEQVAQVEYGNRFDALIQVGDNVKGTTVYTNESFDNKVNKIELVDGTVPVADDECLVDNNYASRNKIKVGSKITLTNDNGEKKFKVVGLINDPRYFSTIERGTNTLGDGTNEAFVEILAQGNESLALPQDLYDLRNGTVFNEIRVTLKNSDDNNIFSDDYLSYVKDVNKEIKKVLSGKVAQVNEELAGDANRELEKGEQEYNDGINEYQDGLAQYNNGLSQYESGLKQYQDGLNKYNDGYRQYQNGLKQYQDGKAQYDQGVSDYQLGKAQYDQGISAYNEGINQYNNGLNQYNVGIEQYNQSVVQLQYLIENNLITPEDAAIMQEKLNETKIQLDATKKTLDASKLELDNNGAVLAATANQLESARITLANTKVTLDSSKAQLDETAITLTNSKKQLDDSKITLDKTKVLLDETKIKLDEAKTSLDDAKIKLDEARSAIDDIPTGKLISLTREESASILSYDSACQSMKAIAVVFPLIFFLVAALVSLTTMTRMVEEQRVQSGTFRALGYDKKDVINQYLIYAFLATFVASVLGIIAGVYFFPSIIYFLYRKMLFNVGAPIKISFDTFICIQTFLISVAITLLVTYIVTRQELSEMPASLLRPKAPKMGKRIVLERITFIWKRLSFNQKVTMRNIFRYKKRFFMSIIGIAGCAALIVTGFGIKNSVSTLADKQYGDIFTYDGMVVFDRNLSNDQLKKEKDEFESLSSVKDCSSFYRKTITVVGSKDHYGTLEVFKNNEELSKYTNLENYQTGEKIKLNNQGVVISAKLSELLGVTIGDKINITIDEKDYQVKITGVMLLYFQHHIYMSEEFYRGLTGETPVNNYAYFNLEDDGNRKTVTNYCDKDSNIDSLNYVKGISQAFRDQMGSIDSVVVILIACAGALAFIVLYNLTNINIQERKSEIATIKVLGFYPREVYDYVFRENLILSAIGSIVGLGIGKVLHMFIINAVEVEVAMFIRSVNLMSYVYAIIITMIFTYLIDFGMRKVLKNIDMVESLKSIE; encoded by the coding sequence ATGAAAAAGAGAGCATATGTAAAAAATCAAATTCAAATAATAAAAAAAACTAAAGCACGTTTTTTGTCGATTTTTTGTATTGTCTTTTTAGGTGCTGCCTTTTTTGCAGGACTCCGGCATACGGCTTCAATTATGGAAATAACGATGGATAGTTATCTTCAAGAACACGCTTTCAATGATCTTAATTACGTTGCAACACTAGGATTTACAAATGAGGATATAGAAGCTGTTAAAAAAATTGAGCAAGTCGCTCAGGTTGAATATGGAAATCGCTTTGATGCTTTGATCCAAGTTGGTGATAATGTCAAAGGAACGACAGTATATACAAATGAGAGTTTTGATAATAAGGTCAATAAAATTGAATTAGTTGATGGTACAGTTCCAGTTGCTGATGATGAATGTTTGGTGGATAATAATTATGCTTCAAGAAATAAAATCAAAGTAGGAAGTAAGATAACATTAACTAATGATAATGGTGAAAAGAAATTTAAGGTTGTTGGATTGATCAATGATCCTCGTTATTTTAGTACGATTGAACGGGGGACAAATACTCTCGGTGATGGAACTAATGAGGCTTTTGTTGAAATTTTAGCTCAAGGCAATGAATCATTAGCTTTACCGCAAGATCTATATGATCTTCGTAATGGAACTGTTTTTAATGAAATTCGAGTGACTTTAAAAAACAGTGATGATAATAATATTTTTAGTGATGATTATTTAAGTTATGTAAAAGATGTTAATAAAGAAATTAAAAAAGTTCTTAGTGGTAAAGTTGCTCAGGTCAATGAGGAATTAGCGGGTGATGCTAATCGTGAATTAGAAAAAGGCGAACAGGAATATAATGATGGTATCAATGAATACCAAGATGGATTAGCTCAATATAACAATGGTCTTAGCCAATATGAAAGTGGCTTAAAGCAGTATCAAGATGGTTTAAATAAATACAATGATGGGTATCGTCAATATCAAAATGGTCTAAAGCAATATCAAGATGGAAAAGCTCAGTACGATCAAGGAGTCAGTGATTATCAGCTGGGAAAAGCTCAGTATGATCAAGGAATCAGTGCATATAATGAGGGGATAAATCAATATAATAATGGACTGAATCAGTATAATGTGGGAATTGAGCAATATAATCAAAGTGTAGTACAATTACAATATTTAATTGAGAATAATTTAATTACGCCAGAAGATGCTGCAATAATGCAAGAAAAGTTGAACGAGACTAAAATTCAACTGGATGCAACTAAAAAAACTTTGGATGCGAGCAAGCTGGAATTGGACAATAATGGTGCTGTTTTGGCTGCTACAGCTAATCAATTGGAAAGTGCAAGAATTACGTTAGCAAATACGAAAGTTACTTTAGACAGCTCCAAAGCCCAGTTAGATGAAACAGCGATAACTTTGACTAATTCTAAAAAACAACTGGACGATTCTAAAATTACATTAGACAAGACAAAAGTTTTACTGGATGAAACAAAGATTAAATTAGATGAAGCGAAAACATCGTTAGATGATGCTAAGATAAAACTGGATGAGGCTCGCAGTGCCATTGATGATATTCCAACTGGAAAACTGATTAGTTTAACACGTGAGGAAAGTGCTAGTATCTTAAGCTATGATTCTGCTTGTCAATCAATGAAAGCCATTGCAGTAGTCTTTCCACTGATCTTTTTCTTGGTCGCTGCATTAGTTAGTTTAACAACAATGACTCGAATGGTTGAAGAACAGCGAGTCCAAAGCGGAACCTTCAGAGCTTTAGGATATGATAAAAAAGATGTAATTAATCAATATTTGATTTATGCTTTTTTAGCTACTTTCGTGGCTAGTGTATTAGGAATTATCGCAGGAGTATATTTCTTCCCAAGTATTATTTATTTCTTGTATCGTAAAATGTTGTTTAATGTCGGTGCACCAATCAAGATTTCATTTGATACTTTTATTTGTATCCAAACATTTTTGATTTCAGTAGCGATTACTTTATTAGTTACTTACATAGTGACACGTCAAGAATTAAGTGAGATGCCAGCTAGTCTGCTTAGACCTAAGGCCCCTAAAATGGGAAAAAGAATTGTTCTAGAAAGAATAACATTTATTTGGAAACGTTTGTCTTTTAATCAAAAAGTTACGATGCGAAATATTTTTAGGTATAAAAAGCGTTTCTTTATGTCGATTATAGGAATTGCTGGTTGTGCGGCTTTAATTGTTACTGGATTTGGGATCAAGAATTCGGTTTCTACTTTAGCAGATAAGCAATATGGTGATATTTTTACTTACGATGGAATGGTTGTATTTGATCGTAATCTAAGTAATGATCAATTAAAAAAAGAAAAGGATGAGTTTGAGAGTTTAAGTAGTGTAAAAGATTGCAGTAGTTTTTATCGAAAAACGATCACAGTTGTAGGAAGTAAAGATCATTATGGTACATTAGAAGTATTTAAGAATAATGAGGAACTTAGCAAATATACAAATCTAGAGAATTATCAAACAGGTGAAAAAATTAAATTAAATAATCAGGGGGTTGTTATTTCAGCTAAATTATCAGAATTATTAGGAGTAACGATTGGAGATAAAATAAATATAACGATTGATGAAAAAGATTATCAGGTTAAAATTACAGGAGTAATGTTATTGTATTTTCAACACCATATATATATGAGTGAAGAATTTTATCGAGGTCTAACAGGTGAGACACCAGTTAATAATTATGCGTATTTTAATTTAGAAGATGATGGCAATCGTAAAACTGTTACTAACTATTGCGACAAGGATAGCAATATTGATTCATTAAATTATGTTAAAGGAATTAGTCAAGCATTTAGAGATCAAATGGGCAGTATCGATAGTGTTGTTGTGATATTGATTGCTTGTGCCGGGGCCTTAGCTTTTATTGTCTTGTATAATCTAACAAATATTAATATTCAAGAACGTAAAAGTGAAATTGCAACTATAAAGGTATTAGGCTTTTATCCACGTGAGGTGTATGATTATGTATTTAGAGAAAACCTAATTTTATCAGCAATCGGATCAATTGTAGGATTAGGAATTGGGAAAGTTTTACATATGTTTATCATTAATGCGGTAGAAGTTGAAGTAGCTATGTTTATTAGAAGTGTTAATTTAATGAGTTATGTTTATGCAATAATTATTACAATGATCTTTACTTATTTAATTGATTTTGGAATGCGAAAAGTTTTAAAAAATATTGATATGGTTGAGTCATTAAAGAGCATTGAATAA
- a CDS encoding C40 family peptidase, producing the protein MDRNIKTSFKNVVDEYIVNRKAMFIPIAAVASFMLVGYAAADKEKPEIKSNQIDLAYGEKFDVDSIDITDNKDSRDLIEVSADTSSLNVTQLGSYKVSVTATDSGSNVATKTVQVNVVDNEGPKFESLGSNQGYTIDVPVKGSTDFASYVKANDNVDGDVTPFIEANTPLNTEVKGQQDITLKATDSSGNETVKTFTFAVSDLEAPVINLTQGENVTVDYGSGFDLNNFVNVTDNLDGTLVPTVEGSIDTSKIDETQTLKISATDSSGNVSEANLNVVVKDLSAPVISLTKSSITVNAGENVDFNAYIASAIDNKDGDVKANVKVDAPSTAKAGTKTATYTVTDAAGNTGTASLSVKVNAVYGGAASNNYGNSVLSAAYSRLGCPYVWGADGPNSFDCSGFVKWCYSRVGISLPHSSSAQKNAGTQISISQAQPGDILWKSGHVGIYIGNGQYIHAPRTGDVVKISSVSGSGFVCAVRVK; encoded by the coding sequence ATGGATAGAAATATTAAGACAAGCTTTAAAAATGTAGTTGACGAGTATATCGTTAATCGTAAAGCAATGTTCATTCCGATTGCAGCTGTTGCTAGTTTTATGCTAGTTGGTTATGCAGCAGCAGACAAAGAAAAACCTGAGATTAAGTCTAATCAAATCGATCTTGCCTATGGTGAGAAATTTGATGTAGATAGTATTGATATTACTGATAATAAGGACAGTCGTGATTTAATTGAAGTATCAGCTGACACTTCATCATTAAATGTAACACAATTAGGTTCTTATAAAGTATCAGTTACTGCAACTGATAGTGGTTCTAATGTTGCTACAAAAACAGTTCAAGTTAATGTAGTAGATAATGAGGGACCAAAATTTGAATCATTAGGTTCAAATCAAGGATACACAATTGATGTTCCTGTAAAAGGAAGTACAGATTTCGCTAGCTATGTTAAGGCTAATGATAATGTTGATGGTGATGTAACTCCATTTATCGAGGCTAATACCCCATTAAATACAGAGGTTAAAGGTCAACAAGATATTACTTTAAAGGCTACTGATAGTTCAGGTAATGAAACTGTTAAAACTTTTACATTCGCTGTTAGCGATTTAGAAGCTCCGGTTATTAATTTAACCCAAGGAGAAAATGTTACTGTAGATTACGGAAGTGGTTTTGATTTAAATAATTTTGTAAATGTTACAGATAACTTAGATGGTACTTTAGTACCAACTGTTGAAGGATCTATTGATACTTCAAAAATTGATGAAACGCAAACATTGAAAATTTCTGCAACTGATAGTTCAGGAAATGTTAGTGAGGCTAACTTAAATGTTGTTGTTAAAGATTTATCAGCTCCTGTAATTAGTTTAACAAAATCTTCAATTACAGTTAATGCTGGTGAAAATGTTGATTTTAATGCATATATTGCTTCAGCAATTGATAACAAAGATGGTGATGTTAAAGCCAATGTCAAAGTTGATGCTCCTAGTACAGCGAAAGCTGGTACTAAAACAGCTACATATACAGTAACTGATGCAGCCGGTAACACAGGTACCGCGAGCTTATCAGTAAAGGTAAATGCAGTTTATGGCGGGGCAGCAAGTAATAACTATGGTAATAGTGTTTTATCAGCTGCTTATTCTAGATTAGGGTGTCCATATGTATGGGGAGCAGACGGTCCAAATTCATTTGACTGTTCAGGTTTTGTCAAATGGTGTTACTCACGTGTAGGAATTTCACTTCCACACTCATCTTCAGCTCAAAAGAATGCAGGTACACAAATTAGTATTTCCCAAGCACAGCCAGGAGATATCTTATGGAAATCAGGACATGTTGGTATTTATATTGGTAATGGTCAATATATTCATGCCCCAAGAACTGGTGATGTAGTTAAGATTTCATCTGTGTCTGGTTCAGGATTCGTTTGTGCTGTAAGAGTAAAATAA
- a CDS encoding BTAD domain-containing putative transcriptional regulator yields MANDKINVNMFGTFSLSRGNVTVDLTKLLGKQLINLFQLLLLQKGVVISKNNIIDILYPDSENPNSVVKFSIFRLRKDLKASGIFNEDEEVILTVKGGYQINPKLEWVMDTEEFYYNWDKIKYIDDISDKDLAYAQKVNHLYKGKLYITTNHSIWIEQMLEFFRSAYVNCVIKICKYYMKRKQFEKMMSINYHAILLEPFYEGLHYYYIKGLIELKDYHNALKYYDDLNERFYKELGTGLSPRFKELYDVITEDIEEDYIINTENVNEDLIINNADYRGFYCGYDMFKHMYEILLKNALRDNKKYFLIIFDLNAKTTIENQVHVMNQLKEMIASSLRVNDLFAKINKKQYIILVACQEMDNAYTIIQRINKKFYAKYNSTTYRLNYDVAKAKLLYKKPIESSVQS; encoded by the coding sequence ATGGCAAATGATAAGATTAACGTAAATATGTTTGGAACGTTTTCACTTTCACGTGGAAATGTAACAGTTGATTTAACCAAATTATTAGGAAAACAGTTGATTAATTTATTCCAATTATTGCTGCTTCAAAAAGGAGTTGTAATATCTAAGAATAATATTATTGATATTTTATATCCGGATAGTGAAAATCCAAATAGTGTGGTTAAGTTTTCTATTTTTAGACTTCGTAAAGATTTAAAAGCATCAGGTATTTTTAATGAGGATGAAGAAGTTATTTTAACTGTTAAAGGTGGTTATCAAATCAATCCCAAGTTGGAATGGGTGATGGATACTGAGGAGTTTTATTATAACTGGGACAAAATAAAATATATTGATGATATAAGTGATAAGGACCTAGCATATGCTCAAAAAGTAAATCATCTATATAAAGGTAAATTATATATAACGACTAATCATTCTATTTGGATTGAACAGATGCTAGAATTTTTTCGCTCAGCATATGTTAACTGTGTTATCAAAATTTGCAAATACTACATGAAAAGAAAACAGTTTGAAAAGATGATGTCAATAAATTATCATGCTATTCTATTAGAACCATTTTACGAAGGTCTACATTATTATTATATTAAAGGCCTGATTGAATTAAAGGACTATCATAATGCGTTAAAATATTATGATGACCTGAATGAACGCTTTTATAAAGAGTTGGGAACAGGATTATCACCGCGGTTTAAAGAGCTTTATGATGTCATTACAGAAGATATAGAAGAAGATTATATTATTAATACTGAAAATGTTAATGAAGATTTGATTATTAATAATGCTGATTATCGAGGGTTTTACTGTGGATATGACATGTTTAAGCATATGTATGAAATTTTACTTAAGAATGCACTTCGAGATAATAAGAAATATTTTTTGATTATTTTTGATCTTAATGCTAAAACTACAATAGAAAATCAAGTACATGTAATGAACCAGTTAAAAGAAATGATTGCTTCATCATTAAGAGTGAATGACTTGTTTGCTAAAATTAATAAGAAACAATATATTATTTTAGTAGCGTGTCAGGAAATGGACAATGCATATACAATCATTCAAAGAATAAATAAAAAGTTTTATGCAAAATATAATAGTACTACATATCGTTTGAATTATGATGTTGCAAAAGCAAAATTATTATATAAAAAACCAATAGAGTCTTCAGTTCAGAGTTAA